ACTGGCCTGGAGCACCCGCCCGTAGGGATCGATGAAGCCCGACACGCCCGTGTTGGCGGCGCGGGCAAAGGCGCGCCGGTTCTCCACCGCCCGGAACACGACCATGTCGAAGTGCTGGTAGGGCGCGGCCGAATGGCCGAACCAGGCGTCGTTGGTGATGGTCACCATGAAATCCGCTCCTTGCTGGGCGAATTGCCGGACCAATTCGGGAAAGATGACCTCGTAACAGATCACGACGCCGAAGGCGCCCTTCTCCATCGGAACCGGACGGCCCGGTACCTCGCTGGGGCGCGGGATCCGCTGAGGCACGGCGAGCACCGTCGGGTCGGCGCCCGCCTCGAAATCCCCGATGCCTTCCACCAACTTGTCGAGGAAAAAGAGCAGCGAATGGTGAAAGGGAATGTATTCGCCGAACGGCACGAGATGTTGCTTGTCGTAGCGCCCGACGATGTTGCCGACCGGCGACAACAGGTAGGCGCTGTTCAAGAGGTACGGGCGTCCGTCCGGATAGCGGCGCACCGCCGGGCTCCCGAAGAGCAGCGGGGTATCGAGTTGCTGAATCAGGCCGCTCACGGCTTTTTGATAGCCCCCTTCCATTTCATAGACGAACGGAGTGGCGGCCTCCGGCCAGACGATCAGGTCCACGTCCCGGCCGGCCGCGCGGGTCAGGCGCACATAGCGATCCATCGTTTCTTGGCGGAAGCGCTCGTCCCATTTTTGTCCTTGATCGATGTTGGCCTGCACAAGCCCGATCGTGACGAGGCGAGGATCGCCGACCGGTGCTTGCTCGGATGCGATCGGCGCGATGGGATCAGCAAGCCGTTGCGCTCCATAGGTCCATGCGCCGACCAGGGCGAATGCCGCCATCACCGGCGCGACCCAGGCGGACCGTCCCAATAGTTGGCGGCCTCGCTTGGAAAAGAGACGCAGAACGGTCAACAGGCCGACGTTGCCGAGCACGATGAGCCCCGATACTCCGTAGACTCCGGTGAGGTCGGCAATTTGAATGATCGGCAGCCAGGTCGTTTGCGAATAGGCCAGGAGCGCCCAGGGGATGCCGGTGAGAAAATAGGTACGTACCAGCTCCAGCAGGACCCACAGCGACGGCGCCGCCAGCCACATCAGGCCAGGATGGCCTTGGGCGACGCGGGCGACGCCCCATCCGTAGAAGGCGACATAGAGGCCGAGGTAGAGGGCGAACAGGAGCAACACCCCATAGCTGGGCAGGAGCGGCACCTTGCCGTAGATATGCATGGCGGTAACCACCCACACCATGATGCCGAGAAAGGCCAAGGTGCCGGCAAACCAGGACACGAAAAACGCGCGCTTGGGCTTGGCCCGCTCCACGGCCAGGTGGAGGGGAATCAGCGCGACCCACGCGAGCTGAAACAGATGCTGGTCAGGGAAACAGAAGGGGAGAAGGAGTCCGCTCGCGCCGGCAAGCAGGACCTGAAGCGCGAGACGTTCGGTCATCGCGCGGAGAATAGCGAAAAGGTGCGCGACGATGCAAGCGAGGAAGCGAGCAGGTCTGCGGCGGGCCGTTTCTGGCAGCGGCGGGGCGGAGCTTGCTGCCGGCTAGCGGGAAGCGGCGGTGAGCAGTTGCTTCACCTGTGAATGGGCAAGGACCACATCGGGGGCTCGCTGCAGGGCTTCGTAATAGCTGCGTGCGAAACCGTCGCCCTCCACGGAGGGGCGGAGCAGGACCTTGATCTCGGCTAACAGGAGATCGATGTCGATGATCGCGTCCTGTTCCTTGCCGTCCAGCATCTCATCGATCCGGACGACCAATTGGGAGAGCGGATGGAGCCAGGTAAACCAGCCGTCGTGCAGGACGAGTTGGAGGAGCTGACCGGTCGAATCGACCCGGCCGTGGATGCGCTCGTAGGTGACGCGCTCCGCTTCGATGAGCGCCTTGTGTAATTCCAGCAGGGCGCGGCGCAGCGCGCCGATCTTGCGCCGCATCTGATCCTGGAAATGAGGAGCCTGAGAGCCATGGGACACCGCCATACAACAATTGTAGCACTGTCATGGCATAATGGTGACACCCACATTGCCACAAACACAAGGTGTGGAACCACCATCAAGGAGGGCGTCGATGAGAGGGAGATCGTCAACCGGTATCTTGGCCGTCGCGCTGGCAATGTTGCTCAGCCTGGTCATGGGATGCGGCTATAACGACCTGCAGGGGTTGGATGAAGAAACGAAGGCGGCTTGGAGCGAGGTGGTGAACCAATATCAGCGTCGGGCGGACCTGATTCCCAACTTGGTGGCGACGGTCAAGGGGTATGCCGCGCACGAAAAGGAGACGCTGGAAAGCGTGGTCTCGGCGCGCGCCAAGGCGACCAGCATTCAGGTTTCCCCACAGACCTTAAGTGATCCAGCCGCCTTCGAACAGTTCCAACAGGCACAAGCCGGCGTCTCGTCGGCCTTGGGCCGGTTGATTGCGATTGCAGAAAATTATCCGAACCTGAAGGCCGATCAGAATTTCCGTGATCTGCAGGCGCAGCTTGAAGGCACGGAGAATCGAATTGCCGTGGCCCGCAAACGTTATATCGACAAGGTCGCCGAGTACAACAAGGGCGTGCGGTTCTTTCCCACCAATTTGACGGCGAAGTATCTCCTTCATCTGGACGAGCGGCCCAACTTCACGGTTGCCGATGAACAGGCCGTCGCCAAGCCGCCGGAGGTGAAATTCTAACTCCGCGCCTCGTTGCCCACGAGAACCCTGTGATTCCTCTGGCGCACCAACAGGGGCTTCCGGCGCCGGTTCCGATACAGGTCTTCGCCGGCCGCCTGGCTTCCGTCCTGCTTGTGGCTTCGCTCCTATGGGGATCGATGGGATCGGCGGTCCTCTACGCCTTCGCGTTGGACGTTCCTCCCCTGACCGGTCGCATCGTTGATCGTGCCGCGCTTCTGCCGCCGCAGACCGCCGCCAACCTGACCGCCTTACTCAAGGCTCACGAAGAGGCGACGGGCAATCAGGTGGCCGTACTCATTCTCCCGTCGCTTGAGGGAGAGCCGTTGGAGCCTTATGCCCATCGGGTGATCACGACCTGGAAGCTGGGACAAAAGGGCACGGACAATGGCGCCCTGCTCCTCGTGGCGATCAAGGACCGCAAGGTTCGCATCGAGGTCGGGTATGGGCTGGAAGGGACGCTGACCGACATCCGATCCGCGCAAATCATTCGGAACGAGATCGTGCCTCGTTTCCAAGCGGGCGATCTTCCCGGCGGGATCACCGCCGGGGTGGAGGCGATTCTTCAGACGATCGAGGGAACCTATCGGGCGGCGGACCATCTTCGACGGCCGGCGTCATCCGGCGAGATGCCTGCGGTTCTTGAATACGTCCTGCTCGGCGTCCTCGTGGGGACCTTGGCCGGGCTCATCCTGAGTCAGGGGCGGCAGCAGATGCGGGCCTTCTTCGGCAGCCTCCTGGCCTTTTTAATCGCACAGGCCGCAAGCCT
The DNA window shown above is from Nitrospira tepida and carries:
- a CDS encoding LemA family protein is translated as MRGRSSTGILAVALAMLLSLVMGCGYNDLQGLDEETKAAWSEVVNQYQRRADLIPNLVATVKGYAAHEKETLESVVSARAKATSIQVSPQTLSDPAAFEQFQQAQAGVSSALGRLIAIAENYPNLKADQNFRDLQAQLEGTENRIAVARKRYIDKVAEYNKGVRFFPTNLTAKYLLHLDERPNFTVADEQAVAKPPEVKF
- the lnt gene encoding apolipoprotein N-acyltransferase encodes the protein MTERLALQVLLAGASGLLLPFCFPDQHLFQLAWVALIPLHLAVERAKPKRAFFVSWFAGTLAFLGIMVWVVTAMHIYGKVPLLPSYGVLLLFALYLGLYVAFYGWGVARVAQGHPGLMWLAAPSLWVLLELVRTYFLTGIPWALLAYSQTTWLPIIQIADLTGVYGVSGLIVLGNVGLLTVLRLFSKRGRQLLGRSAWVAPVMAAFALVGAWTYGAQRLADPIAPIASEQAPVGDPRLVTIGLVQANIDQGQKWDERFRQETMDRYVRLTRAAGRDVDLIVWPEAATPFVYEMEGGYQKAVSGLIQQLDTPLLFGSPAVRRYPDGRPYLLNSAYLLSPVGNIVGRYDKQHLVPFGEYIPFHHSLLFFLDKLVEGIGDFEAGADPTVLAVPQRIPRPSEVPGRPVPMEKGAFGVVICYEVIFPELVRQFAQQGADFMVTITNDAWFGHSAAPYQHFDMVVFRAVENRRAFARAANTGVSGFIDPYGRVLQASPIFTEQTLTGSLPLVRAKTFYTEHGDLFAYACVIIAGLCLLMSRPQSPAARRGW
- a CDS encoding TPM domain-containing protein; this translates as MIPLAHQQGLPAPVPIQVFAGRLASVLLVASLLWGSMGSAVLYAFALDVPPLTGRIVDRAALLPPQTAANLTALLKAHEEATGNQVAVLILPSLEGEPLEPYAHRVITTWKLGQKGTDNGALLLVAIKDRKVRIEVGYGLEGTLTDIRSAQIIRNEIVPRFQAGDLPGGITAGVEAILQTIEGTYRAADHLRRPASSGEMPAVLEYVLLGVLVGTLAGLILSQGRQQMRAFFGSLLAFLIAQAASLLAGLGAAVVTSLLIALILSGAGIGGGGRRRLRRDSDLRWFPGGIESGWPGGASGGFGGGFGGGDSFSGGGGDAGGGGASGSW